In one Pseudoclavibacter sp. Marseille-Q3772 genomic region, the following are encoded:
- a CDS encoding HNH endonuclease, with protein MPIDVPYLLTVKHDGGKDTAASNQTNQVSRKASGGQARRARNRHNHRRQQRRALRREMTELGLPWVANKHLSTYEAWKARIRIAEAFIPDEFERKRLLAIALQHMERHRGWANAWVSVDSYLNAESPSEKFEEARKALAARGIISAAQVSEIQFQSQIAALGLTKHERIRPRTKASESSEAVTTANLLGSQHRADVAREWMSSAKLQGLSHDEALRLGRAAFKQERPYVPQENVGHEWIEGYRGQLRAPTAALAFQEARIRQSVANLRVRASSRDGNPRRLSLEEQQILVDTLMSITDAAKQPTWRELAEQISVDPHLITHSDPTAQLTAKAPIDRTRATIHKLKRKHPLFVWWKDAPEADRNFLVMRLCDPTPEVRNAQHAELDALFLTFTEAELEEVEKLRFDAGRSSHCIHVLELLNEEMRTTGDDYVTARNRLFNNGQHMTPGGTDLDTPPDHPTLQRIVPPFRRFLYALEREGKLPGRIVIEHVRSSFLGPQAKQDYVSEQKRNERERDLIRQEITRTHGIENPRNGQIEKYRAVRNQDCMCLYCGETIGFSTCELDHIVPRASGGSNRRANLVAVCRACNAAKGKIPFAIFAEQNSRGVTLQDAIARARQIKLDKASSAVIRSFRVEMVQRLKQRAEDVPVDERSLASTAYAAVDLRERVKTYYSKLGISDPDLAVYRGSIVSAARKATQIDKLIDLRPGIEEKSRLDRRHHAIDAAVAAMLTPTIARVLAERAEMRTSEMMTGYPTRWREHRGFTETTRAEYDTWIVHMKRLGELIAKKIAADELPVMQPLRLSTHHARLHKEGRKSLDKHPLGATWDHDLLRRVANPQIHRMLTELAGEQSELDASPHRMLKLSNGRVLTAEDDVWLFPASKAASKAAWLALPNQSAAQMGSSLHHARVFTYEARGKTKVGMVRVWNADLYDMPCGMNGDVLNSALDPWAPVVNRLDNAALQQAIRNNSAHRVGWFCANDELHLEPEAWVGEKNELGRFIAETHERAWRVASFDDGANVYIQPMRLAEEGLPEDTSSLFKKVIANRGAKISISKLFSAQGTRIVRRNALGIERLRSAALPSGWSLEDAKLSGS; from the coding sequence ATGCCAATTGACGTCCCGTATCTATTAACGGTCAAGCACGACGGCGGAAAGGACACCGCCGCTTCGAACCAGACGAATCAAGTCAGCCGAAAAGCCTCTGGCGGTCAAGCACGTCGGGCACGAAACAGGCACAATCATCGTCGGCAACAGCGTCGAGCTCTTCGACGTGAGATGACTGAGCTTGGTCTGCCTTGGGTCGCAAATAAGCACTTGTCTACATACGAGGCTTGGAAGGCACGCATCCGGATTGCTGAAGCATTTATCCCGGACGAGTTTGAGCGCAAGCGCCTATTGGCAATCGCGCTTCAGCACATGGAACGCCACCGTGGCTGGGCAAACGCATGGGTTTCGGTCGATTCGTATTTGAATGCAGAGTCTCCGTCTGAAAAGTTTGAAGAGGCACGAAAGGCGCTGGCCGCGCGCGGAATAATTTCCGCCGCTCAAGTGTCGGAAATTCAGTTCCAATCGCAGATCGCGGCGCTCGGCCTTACCAAGCACGAGCGAATCCGCCCGCGCACCAAGGCATCCGAATCGTCTGAGGCTGTTACTACCGCCAACCTGCTTGGCAGTCAGCACCGCGCGGATGTGGCTCGGGAGTGGATGTCAAGTGCCAAGCTGCAGGGCCTATCACACGATGAGGCGCTCCGTCTTGGTCGAGCCGCTTTCAAGCAAGAGCGGCCCTACGTGCCACAAGAAAACGTAGGTCACGAATGGATCGAAGGATACCGAGGTCAGCTTCGAGCCCCAACCGCGGCACTTGCATTCCAAGAAGCGCGCATCCGTCAGTCCGTTGCTAACTTGCGTGTTCGTGCCTCGAGTCGTGATGGGAATCCTCGCCGTCTCAGCCTCGAAGAGCAACAAATTCTGGTCGACACGCTCATGTCAATTACAGACGCTGCCAAACAACCGACTTGGCGCGAGCTTGCTGAGCAGATCAGTGTTGACCCACACCTGATTACGCACTCAGATCCTACTGCGCAGTTAACAGCTAAGGCCCCAATCGACCGTACCCGCGCGACAATTCACAAGCTCAAACGCAAGCACCCGCTCTTTGTTTGGTGGAAGGATGCGCCCGAGGCGGATCGCAATTTCCTAGTGATGCGCCTTTGCGACCCCACGCCTGAAGTTCGAAACGCTCAGCATGCAGAGTTGGATGCGCTCTTTCTCACCTTTACCGAAGCAGAACTCGAAGAAGTTGAAAAGCTTCGCTTTGACGCCGGCCGATCAAGCCACTGCATTCACGTACTCGAACTGTTGAACGAGGAGATGCGTACAACCGGTGACGACTACGTCACAGCACGGAATCGGCTCTTTAATAATGGTCAACACATGACTCCCGGTGGAACTGATCTCGACACTCCGCCAGATCACCCAACTCTTCAGCGAATCGTGCCACCGTTTCGTCGGTTCTTGTATGCACTCGAACGTGAAGGAAAGCTACCGGGCCGCATCGTCATTGAGCATGTACGCAGTTCGTTCCTGGGCCCTCAAGCCAAGCAAGATTATGTATCTGAGCAGAAGCGCAACGAGCGAGAACGTGACCTAATTCGTCAAGAGATCACACGAACGCATGGCATCGAGAATCCCCGAAATGGGCAGATCGAAAAGTACCGTGCAGTGAGAAATCAAGATTGCATGTGCTTGTATTGCGGCGAAACAATTGGATTCTCGACCTGTGAGCTTGATCACATTGTCCCTCGAGCCAGTGGCGGCTCTAACCGACGGGCGAATCTCGTTGCTGTTTGTCGAGCGTGTAACGCTGCGAAGGGCAAGATTCCGTTCGCCATTTTCGCCGAACAAAACAGCCGCGGTGTGACGCTGCAAGACGCGATTGCGCGAGCTCGCCAGATCAAACTTGATAAAGCGTCTAGTGCTGTCATCAGATCGTTTCGGGTCGAAATGGTGCAGCGCCTAAAACAACGTGCGGAAGATGTCCCGGTGGATGAACGCTCACTCGCCTCGACCGCCTACGCGGCCGTCGATTTGCGTGAACGTGTAAAAACGTACTACTCCAAACTCGGTATCTCAGATCCAGACCTTGCAGTGTACCGCGGTTCGATCGTTAGCGCGGCCCGCAAAGCGACCCAGATCGACAAGCTCATTGACTTACGGCCCGGCATCGAGGAAAAGTCTCGCCTCGATCGTCGCCATCACGCAATCGACGCAGCAGTTGCTGCGATGCTTACTCCTACCATTGCAAGAGTGTTGGCAGAACGCGCCGAGATGCGCACGAGCGAGATGATGACGGGTTACCCAACACGGTGGCGTGAACACCGTGGCTTCACTGAAACAACACGCGCAGAATACGACACCTGGATCGTACATATGAAACGTCTCGGGGAGTTAATTGCCAAGAAGATAGCCGCAGACGAGCTTCCAGTCATGCAGCCGCTTCGGCTCTCAACACACCATGCCCGCCTCCACAAAGAGGGCCGCAAATCGCTCGATAAGCACCCTTTAGGGGCGACGTGGGATCACGACCTACTACGACGAGTCGCTAACCCTCAGATTCACCGAATGCTGACAGAGCTCGCAGGGGAGCAAAGCGAACTTGATGCCAGTCCTCACCGTATGCTGAAGCTCTCGAATGGCCGCGTTTTGACGGCAGAAGACGACGTGTGGCTGTTCCCCGCCAGCAAGGCGGCCAGCAAGGCGGCATGGCTGGCTCTCCCGAACCAAAGCGCAGCGCAAATGGGCTCTTCGCTACATCACGCACGTGTATTTACCTACGAAGCTCGAGGAAAAACCAAGGTCGGTATGGTTCGCGTGTGGAATGCCGACCTCTACGACATGCCTTGCGGCATGAACGGCGACGTGCTGAACTCAGCCCTTGATCCTTGGGCACCGGTCGTGAATCGACTAGATAATGCTGCTTTGCAGCAAGCCATTCGCAACAATTCTGCGCACCGAGTTGGATGGTTTTGCGCAAACGACGAGTTACATTTAGAGCCAGAAGCTTGGGTTGGCGAAAAGAACGAGTTAGGCAGGTTCATCGCAGAAACCCATGAGCGGGCCTGGAGGGTTGCATCATTCGATGATGGTGCCAATGTCTACATCCAACCAATGCGTTTAGCAGAAGAGGGCTTGCCTGAAGACACTTCGTCACTGTTCAAGAAGGTCATCGCAAACCGAGGGGCTAAGATTTCCATTTCAAAACTGTTTAGTGCTCAGGGAACCCGAATTGTCCGACGAAACGCTCTGGGCATTGAACGTCTGAGGTCAGCCGCGCTCCCTTCAGGTTGGAGTCTCGAAGATGCGAAGCTATCAGGTTCTTGA
- the cas1 gene encoding type II CRISPR-associated endonuclease Cas1 — MRSYQVLDVSGYDGQIASVRGGLSINSQHVPLEDVAVLLVGSRTFISGGALTMLSQYDVTLLNLDWRGITNFSGFGWSQNSRVAARHRAQASLSEPRRKSAWQQIVKAKITGQANNLELFGSVHHNRLRNLAAEVRSGDPANLEGQAARLYWQAWSDDNTWHRDTDGSDKTNAMLNYGYTVLRGFVIQAICQAGLSPTLGLWHRNRANAFCLADDLIEPFRPAVDATVYSLGKDANINDPPVKKALVETSRAPINAAGTTLATSIFNLAIHLAKYVEGDSKKLAVPVWTFANG; from the coding sequence ATGCGAAGCTATCAGGTTCTTGACGTCTCCGGCTACGACGGCCAAATTGCCTCTGTACGCGGAGGGCTAAGCATTAATTCGCAGCACGTCCCACTTGAAGACGTCGCGGTACTCCTTGTTGGTTCACGGACCTTTATTTCCGGTGGAGCCCTCACTATGTTGAGCCAATATGATGTAACGCTGCTTAATCTCGATTGGCGAGGCATCACTAACTTCTCCGGTTTTGGCTGGAGCCAGAACAGTCGTGTAGCAGCTCGACATCGAGCTCAAGCTTCGCTGTCTGAACCACGAAGGAAGTCTGCCTGGCAGCAAATTGTCAAAGCGAAAATTACGGGCCAAGCGAACAACCTGGAGCTGTTTGGAAGTGTTCACCACAACCGTCTGCGGAATCTAGCCGCGGAGGTTCGGTCCGGAGACCCCGCAAACCTCGAGGGTCAAGCAGCACGACTTTATTGGCAAGCGTGGAGTGACGACAACACCTGGCACCGTGATACTGACGGATCCGACAAGACGAACGCAATGCTCAACTACGGCTATACCGTATTACGTGGTTTTGTTATCCAAGCAATTTGCCAAGCTGGGCTGTCTCCGACACTTGGGCTGTGGCATCGAAATCGAGCAAACGCCTTTTGTTTGGCCGACGACTTGATAGAACCGTTTCGGCCGGCCGTCGATGCCACCGTTTACTCTCTGGGCAAGGATGCAAACATCAATGATCCTCCAGTCAAGAAGGCACTTGTGGAGACTAGCAGAGCTCCAATCAACGCAGCAGGGACCACGCTAGCAACTTCCATCTTCAACCTGGCCATTCATTTGGCGAAGTATGTTGAGGGCGACTCGAAGAAACTCGCTGTGCCAGTTTGGACTTTCGCGAATGGCTGA
- the cas2 gene encoding CRISPR-associated endonuclease Cas2 yields MADPVWLLLMFDLPTLRPEQRRNANQYRNLLLDKGFERVQLSVYSRYLINGTAAIPLMNFLKSNVPDEGMVRILRLTDEQWSGGWRLVGCKYEPPEEAPETLMLF; encoded by the coding sequence ATGGCTGATCCAGTGTGGCTGTTGTTGATGTTTGACCTACCAACGCTGAGACCGGAGCAGCGCCGAAATGCAAATCAGTACCGCAACCTCCTTCTTGATAAGGGGTTCGAACGAGTCCAGCTTTCGGTTTATAGTCGCTACCTCATCAACGGTACTGCAGCGATCCCCCTGATGAATTTCTTGAAGAGCAACGTCCCAGACGAAGGGATGGTTCGGATCTTACGACTCACAGACGAGCAATGGTCGGGCGGCTGGCGTCTGGTGGGTTGTAAGTACGAACCTCCTGAAGAAGCACCAGAAACACTTATGCTCTTCTAG
- a CDS encoding Fic family protein, translated as MIIVDAEPSQKSETARLPNGSLGQAPAFSGVSYQTVAWERDPAIPASRRQQRLQSGDYHAAIPAQISTATFDIDAELRVEAAEAAATLHRFDSELGRFTAPFSAILLRTEAASSSQIEQLTASAKQVSLAQAGAKHASPNARAIAANTNAMRRALDQPDTIPFDEQILRIHQTLMETDPAMAWCAGKWRTQQVWIGGGASPHTATFVPPTHERVAACMHDLAVFTQRVDIGPLEQIAIAHAQFETIHPFPDGNGRTGRALAHTMLKQFGVVQHTTAPISAGILQQQQHYFEALTAYRAGDVQPIIEVFVAAAFAAAHFGSRLANDTKAVQDRWHAAIPSRAGSAARRGIDFITETPAFTTTALANHLGVTYGAAANAVATYERHGVCQQASSNKRNRYWLATELIETLDAFAEELRRPKP; from the coding sequence GTGATTATTGTGGATGCAGAGCCCTCACAAAAGAGCGAAACAGCTCGCCTGCCCAATGGCTCCCTTGGGCAGGCACCGGCATTTTCCGGCGTCAGCTATCAAACCGTCGCTTGGGAGCGCGACCCAGCAATCCCCGCTTCACGCCGCCAACAGCGGCTGCAGAGCGGCGACTATCACGCCGCGATTCCAGCGCAGATCAGCACCGCGACATTCGATATCGACGCCGAACTTCGCGTGGAAGCGGCCGAAGCCGCAGCGACGCTCCACCGGTTCGACAGTGAACTCGGCCGCTTCACCGCACCATTCAGCGCGATCCTGCTGCGAACTGAGGCAGCATCCAGCTCACAAATCGAGCAGCTTACGGCGAGCGCGAAACAGGTTTCGCTCGCCCAGGCTGGAGCAAAACATGCCTCGCCGAACGCCAGAGCAATCGCCGCGAACACCAACGCCATGCGGCGCGCACTGGACCAGCCAGACACGATCCCGTTCGACGAGCAGATCCTTCGCATTCACCAAACGCTCATGGAAACAGACCCTGCGATGGCCTGGTGCGCCGGAAAATGGCGCACGCAACAGGTGTGGATCGGTGGCGGAGCATCGCCCCACACCGCCACATTCGTGCCACCCACGCATGAGCGGGTAGCCGCATGCATGCACGATCTCGCGGTATTCACTCAACGGGTTGACATTGGCCCGCTCGAACAGATCGCGATTGCCCACGCCCAGTTCGAGACCATCCACCCGTTCCCCGACGGTAACGGACGGACCGGGCGCGCCCTCGCACACACCATGCTGAAGCAATTCGGCGTCGTGCAGCACACCACTGCGCCGATCTCGGCCGGCATCTTGCAACAGCAACAGCACTATTTCGAGGCGCTGACCGCCTACCGCGCCGGAGACGTTCAACCCATCATCGAGGTTTTCGTCGCCGCCGCGTTTGCCGCTGCACATTTCGGCAGCCGCCTCGCGAACGACACGAAGGCAGTGCAGGATCGCTGGCATGCAGCGATACCGTCGCGAGCTGGCTCAGCTGCCCGGCGAGGGATCGACTTCATCACCGAAACACCAGCGTTCACCACCACAGCGCTGGCCAACCACCTCGGAGTCACCTACGGCGCTGCGGCCAATGCTGTCGCCACCTACGAACGACATGGCGTATGCCAGCAAGCATCGAGCAACAAACGCAATCGGTATTGGCTAGCGACTGAACTCATCGAAACTCTCGACGCCTTCGCTGAGGAGCTTCGCCGCCCCAAGCCGTAA
- a CDS encoding biotin/lipoate A/B protein ligase family protein produces the protein MHGEYKVPGGKLVIVDLDVRDDRLADVRVAGDFFLEPDDALEQMGAALNGMPASASHETLTEVVRTALPEDAQLLGFSPEAVAVVVRRAILGARDWREYDWQIVRHEPLPAAMQVALDQVLTEEVAAGRRKPTLRFWEWNESAAIIGSFQSVRNEVDVDAAARYGVQVLRRISGGGAMFMEAGSVVTYSLYLPGELVAGMSFAESYAFLDAWVLEALHEVGINARYEPLNDIASPQGKIGGAAQKRLGSGAVLHHATLSYDIDADRMLEVLRIGREKMSDKGHQSAKKRVSPLKSQTGMPRDEIIDVFARTFASLHGGVSGSLTDAELARARELVETKFTNPEWVYRVP, from the coding sequence ATGCACGGCGAATATAAGGTACCCGGCGGCAAGCTCGTGATTGTCGACCTAGACGTTCGCGATGATCGGCTTGCGGATGTGCGCGTTGCCGGTGACTTCTTCTTAGAGCCGGATGATGCGCTCGAACAGATGGGTGCGGCACTAAACGGAATGCCCGCATCCGCGAGCCACGAAACCCTTACCGAGGTGGTACGTACGGCACTGCCTGAGGACGCGCAACTGTTGGGGTTTTCGCCTGAGGCGGTCGCAGTTGTGGTTCGCCGGGCGATTCTCGGCGCACGCGATTGGCGCGAATACGATTGGCAGATCGTGCGGCACGAGCCGTTGCCGGCGGCGATGCAGGTGGCGCTCGACCAGGTGTTGACCGAAGAGGTAGCTGCTGGGCGACGCAAGCCAACATTGCGGTTTTGGGAGTGGAACGAGTCGGCGGCGATTATCGGGTCGTTCCAGTCGGTGCGCAACGAGGTGGATGTGGATGCGGCAGCTCGCTATGGCGTGCAGGTGCTACGTCGAATTTCGGGCGGCGGTGCCATGTTCATGGAAGCCGGTTCAGTGGTGACATATTCGCTGTATCTGCCGGGTGAGCTGGTAGCGGGAATGTCGTTTGCCGAATCGTATGCGTTTCTGGACGCGTGGGTGCTCGAGGCGCTGCACGAGGTTGGGATCAACGCGCGCTATGAGCCGCTGAATGACATTGCCTCCCCGCAGGGCAAGATCGGTGGCGCGGCGCAAAAGCGGCTGGGCAGTGGTGCGGTGTTGCATCACGCGACGCTGTCGTACGACATTGATGCGGATCGGATGCTTGAAGTGTTGCGCATCGGCCGCGAGAAGATGAGCGATAAGGGGCATCAATCGGCGAAGAAACGGGTGTCGCCGTTGAAGTCGCAAACCGGAATGCCGCGTGACGAGATTATTGACGTGTTTGCGCGCACGTTCGCATCGCTGCACGGCGGGGTTTCGGGGTCGTTAACGGATGCGGAGCTGGCGCGCGCTCGTGAGCTGGTCGAGACGAAGTTCACCAACCCGGAGTGGGTGTATCGCGTGCCGTAG
- a CDS encoding alpha/beta hydrolase, protein MGVADRFYTPGQDTTNDGIEVDYTEHILQLHGDYVHVYEWLPQLAPGQRAHALVHISHGVGEHARRYQRFIRHLLAAGYAVIAHDQLGHGRTGVRNYGLGELGPVGMPGARRVVLDVINWAKARHPGLPFVEFSHSWGSLISQQLFAARPQLADAVVFSGTSLAFPGFINVGEYNDHWNELGIARPHRMDWISRDEVEIQRLNDDLYGFDVTKSVVFQPRHAIHLAMRPPLPRCGRAAEVPVYILVGSEDPMGYWTRGAKALDWVMRKLYRMRNVTLRVFPGSRHEVLNDLDRDQATAELIDWLNWRFVPPQPAATERA, encoded by the coding sequence ATGGGTGTTGCGGATCGTTTCTATACGCCGGGGCAAGACACCACGAATGACGGGATCGAGGTCGACTACACCGAGCACATCTTGCAGCTGCACGGCGACTATGTGCACGTGTACGAGTGGTTGCCGCAGCTTGCGCCGGGGCAGCGTGCACATGCGCTGGTGCATATTTCGCACGGTGTTGGTGAGCACGCCAGGCGCTATCAGCGGTTCATTCGGCATCTACTCGCGGCCGGGTACGCGGTAATCGCGCACGATCAGCTCGGTCACGGGCGCACCGGTGTGCGTAACTACGGCCTTGGCGAATTGGGCCCGGTGGGAATGCCGGGTGCCCGGCGCGTGGTGCTCGATGTCATCAACTGGGCGAAGGCTCGTCACCCCGGCTTGCCGTTTGTGGAGTTTTCGCATTCGTGGGGTTCGCTGATCTCGCAGCAACTGTTTGCTGCGCGGCCACAGCTGGCGGATGCGGTGGTGTTTTCGGGTACATCGCTCGCGTTCCCGGGGTTCATCAATGTGGGGGAGTACAACGACCACTGGAACGAGCTTGGGATTGCCCGCCCGCACCGCATGGATTGGATCTCGCGCGATGAGGTTGAGATTCAACGCCTGAACGATGACCTGTACGGCTTCGATGTCACGAAGTCGGTGGTGTTCCAGCCGAGGCACGCGATTCACTTGGCGATGCGCCCGCCGCTTCCTCGCTGCGGCCGAGCGGCCGAGGTGCCCGTCTACATCCTTGTCGGCAGCGAAGACCCGATGGGGTACTGGACGCGCGGTGCAAAGGCGCTGGATTGGGTGATGCGCAAGCTGTACCGGATGCGGAACGTGACGCTTCGGGTCTTCCCCGGATCACGCCACGAAGTGCTCAATGACCTTGACCGCGACCAGGCGACTGCAGAACTCATCGACTGGCTGAACTGGCGGTTCGTGCCGCCGCAGCCCGCCGCGACCGAGCGAGCGTAA
- a CDS encoding 2,3-butanediol dehydrogenase, whose translation MKAARYYDNKDIRIEDIDAPEVQPGTVGIDVAWCGICGTDLHEYLDGPLFVPPHGQPHPISGEQAPVTLGHEMSGVVYEVGDGVEGFEVGDHVVVEPYIIGEDVDTGPENKDYHLSENMNFIGLAGGGGGLGEKIVVKQRWVHKVDKKVPLDEAALIEPLTVGAHAVERADVKEGDLALIGGAGPIGLLTAAVLKAKGVTVVMSELSSLRRQKAEESGVADYTFDPRESDVVEEVRKLSRDGKGADVAFEATSVQVVLDTLMDAVRPTGRIVVISIWNNRSDFDMHKLVMKEIDLRGTIAYVNNHPETIKMVEEGKVNLEPFITGKIGLEGLVDEGFDTLINKNETAVKILVSPSGKGL comes from the coding sequence ATGAAGGCTGCACGCTACTACGACAACAAAGACATCCGCATCGAGGACATCGATGCCCCTGAAGTACAGCCGGGAACCGTCGGAATCGACGTTGCCTGGTGTGGTATCTGCGGTACCGACCTGCACGAGTACCTCGACGGCCCGCTCTTCGTACCGCCGCACGGTCAGCCCCACCCGATCTCTGGCGAACAGGCTCCGGTAACGCTCGGCCACGAAATGTCGGGTGTGGTCTACGAAGTCGGTGACGGCGTGGAAGGTTTCGAAGTTGGCGACCACGTTGTGGTCGAGCCCTACATCATCGGCGAAGATGTAGACACCGGCCCTGAGAACAAGGACTACCACCTCTCGGAGAACATGAACTTCATCGGTCTTGCCGGTGGCGGCGGTGGCCTCGGCGAAAAGATCGTCGTGAAGCAGCGCTGGGTACACAAGGTAGACAAGAAGGTACCCCTCGACGAGGCAGCGCTCATCGAACCGCTTACCGTTGGTGCACACGCTGTCGAGCGCGCCGATGTGAAGGAAGGCGACCTCGCCCTCATCGGTGGTGCCGGTCCTATCGGTCTGCTCACCGCGGCAGTACTGAAGGCCAAGGGTGTCACCGTGGTGATGTCCGAGCTCAGCTCGCTGCGCCGCCAGAAGGCCGAAGAAAGCGGTGTTGCTGACTACACCTTCGACCCGCGTGAGAGCGATGTCGTTGAAGAGGTGCGTAAGCTCAGCCGCGACGGTAAGGGCGCGGATGTTGCGTTCGAGGCCACCTCGGTACAGGTTGTGCTCGACACGCTCATGGATGCCGTGCGCCCCACCGGTCGTATCGTCGTCATCTCGATCTGGAACAACCGTTCCGACTTCGATATGCACAAGCTCGTAATGAAGGAGATCGATCTGCGCGGCACGATCGCCTACGTTAACAACCACCCCGAGACCATCAAGATGGTTGAAGAGGGCAAGGTGAACCTCGAACCGTTCATCACCGGCAAGATCGGTCTGGAAGGACTCGTTGACGAAGGCTTCGACACCCTCATCAATAAGAACGAGACTGCGGTGAAGATCCTCGTATCGCCCTCGGGTAAGGGACTGTAA